The Anopheles coluzzii chromosome 2, AcolN3, whole genome shotgun sequence genome window below encodes:
- the LOC120961012 gene encoding serine/arginine repetitive matrix protein 2 isoform X2: MEKMRQMILPDKFSLLKVSKSTVGFIRFEGELEDKGKLKAVLSRLDGRPLRLTGFDESVKVRASEAKDEFPTRHDWDSFFRDARNMDEMKAGERPDTIHFSNLPIKWFCPRHAENEDGAKPSESIFKRIFEKFGEVRAVDIPICDPYRPQMKAHMSGMKKFSFDQEMYFEGYVQFSEYVGFVKAMDEFRGMKLVRKEGERNLAMTIAVDFDRTKHLSDATVKKRQIVRDRLIAADREKEELEKKRVAEEEARKEQERKRQEELRQAEIEQQLLREQRRKEKHLQKLRQKESDEINQKIRLEEKKLLEAQRKLESIRLLDALFDRMKLKQSLEKGKRKSIVSSDGEGIDTMSTSSIKDRQKKASKLKATQEKELEKMRLRLKQAKDGSVLKKVLSTGLGVKVERSRSPSINTISSDDGILSDTPRTKTKKKRKSQTNSSKKSDGSGSSSSDGTDEEELLSGDEKGKREEEPPPVQAQYPAQSMPYDRAVGYGHPMVPTAGYPPASMYPAMEWPGMSYPYTYDPFYAQYYSSMAYRGAYRTATRGPRYPRGGQGGGVSRGRGSGYRGRGGYDYYRGGGGRDDYDEGRSYSRSRSRSRSRSRSRSRHRRRSRSRSRRSRSRSSRSRSRSRSRRRSRSRRSRSRSSSRSRSRSRSRSRTSKSNHRHSRSRSKSRSRSHSHRRSKRTRSRSRSEDHAKKVAVQMSKPTSKNLVSTIRGATPPSRSRSRSRGHSRSKSRSRSHSRSRSNYKHRSSRRHRSSRSRRDGSERDRSKPPKEPPEPAEPPLVVGPIGPRSPPEPAPQMPPAAAQGELEAEAGMVAGGPPPPPEPPNGIGAAMDDEDEEPSMVSESFKKHRIIVRTDTLGAKTTKEIEEEVRERLLRQQMERELEKRKERELEKQKERELEKRKERELEKRKERELEKHQERELQKRKERELQKRKEAEREELEDEEEEEEEEEEEEEEEEESEDEERRRQQRKQQQAAANASDRRVRNHAKPSEPSVHGNGQKRKDEGHRSRSEKVPERIASRHRPKRSDGRSNGEKGAARHESSSSSDSEEEEEEEVEEEEEETSGSSSGEEELTDPRRRRGAADRPRIPPSPPMSPRERRRRRFADVPSSLDDRRHGKELDGRHTALEEKRARVPIRPPSGRGRSREDRPLERDNNGRQRRSPSGGARGRHGQQMRQRSRSREHHRKSSHARPDERRAPGSSGDEAHVRRRAGGEVRVGSRHHGGYRASRRS, translated from the exons ATGGAGAAGATGCGCCAGATGATACTGCCGGACAAGTTCTCCCTGCTAAAG GTCTCGAAGAGCACCGTCGGTTTCATACGGTTCGAGGGAGAGCTGGAGGATAAGGGCAAACTGAAAGCCGTCCTGTCGCGGCTCGACGGCCGCCCGCTGCGACTGACCGGGTTCGACGAGTCGGTCAAGGTGCGGGCATCGGAAGCGAAGGACGAGTTCCCGACCCGGCACGATTGGGACTCGTTTTTCCGCGATGCCCGCAACATGGACGAGATGAAGGCGGGCGAACGGCCGGACACGATCCATTTCAGCAATCTGCCAATCAAGTGGTTCTGCCCGCGCCATGCCGAGAACGAGGACGGTGCTAAGCCGAGCGAGAGCATCTTCAAGCGCATCTTCGAGAAGTTCGGCGAGGTGCGGGCGGTCGATATTCCGATCTGCGACCCGTACCGGCCGCAGATGAAGGCGCACATGTCCGGCATGAAGAAGTTTAGCTTCGATCAGGAGATGTACTTCGAAGG gtatgTGCAGTTCTCCGAGTACGTCGGTTTCGTGAAGGCGATGGACGAGTTCCGTGGGATGAAGCTGGTGCGCAAGGAGGGCGAACGCAACCTGGCCATGACGATAGCGGTGGACTTCGATCGGACCAAGCATCTGAGCGACGCGACGGTGAAGAAGCGCCAAATCGTGCGCGACCGACTGATTGCCGCGGATCGGGAGAAGGAGGAGCTGGAGAAGAAGCGGGTGGCCGAGGAGGAGGCACGCAAGGAGCAAGAAAG AAAACGGCAAGAAGAGTTGCGTCAGGCCGAAATTGAGCAGCAACTACTGCGCGAACAGCGGCGCAAGGAAAAACACCTGCAGAAGCTGCGACAGAAGGAATCGGACGAGATTAATCAAAAGATCCGGTTGGAGGAAAAGAAACTGCTCGAAGCGCAGCGTAAATTGGAAAGCATTCGTCTGCTCGATGCACTTTTCGATCGTATGAAG CTGAAGCAATCGCTAGAAAAGGGCAAGCGAAAAAGTATCGTGTCCAGCGATGGAGAGGGCATCGACACGATGAGCACATCGTCCATAAAAGATCGACAAAAGAAGGCCAGCAAGCTGAAGGCGACGCAGGAGAAGGAGCTGGAAAAGATGCGCCTGCGGCTGAAGCAGGCAAAGGACGGCAGCGTGCTTAAGAAGGTGCTCAGCACGGGGCTGGGCGTGAAGGTGGAACGATCCCGCTCGCCCAGCATCAACACGATCAGTTCCGACGATGGCATTCTGAGCGATACGCCGCGCACcaagacaaaaaagaaacgcaaGTCGCAAACGAACTCGTCCAAAAAGTCGGATGGTTCCGGATCCTCTTCGTCCGACGGCACGGACGAGGAGGAACTGCTATCGGGCGATGAGAAGGGCAAACGCGAGGAAGAACCACCACCGGTGCAGGCACAGTATCCGGCCCAATCGATGCCGTACGATCGGGCGGTTGGGTACGGTCATCCGATGGTCCCGACGGCGGGCTATCCGCCGGCCAGCATGTATCCGGCAATGGAATGGCCCGGCATGAGCTATCCGTACACGTACGATCCATTTTACGCCCAGTACTACAGCTCCATGGCCTATCGGGGTGCGTATCGTACTGCAACCAGGGGGCCACGGTATCCCCGTGGCGGACAGGGCGGTGGTGTGTCGCGTGGACGCGGTAGCGGCTATCGAGGCCGGGGAGGGTATGATTATTACCGTGGTGGAGGAGGGCGCGATGATTACGATGAAGGTCGATCGTACTCGCGTTCCAGATCACGGTCAAGGTCACGGTCGCGGTCCCGCTCGCGGCATCGTCGCCGCAGTCGCAGTCGAAGCCGTCGTTCACGCTCACGAAGCAGCCGTAGCCGTAGCCGCAGCCGCAGCCGTCGAAGAAGCCGAAGCCGTCGGTCTCGCTCCCGCTCCAGCTCACGATCCCGGTCGAGATCACGTTCGCGGTCCCGTACATCCAAATCCAACCATCGGCACAGCCGTAGCCGATCGAAATCACGATCCCGGTCGCACAGCCACCGCCGCAGCAAGCGGACACGTTCGCGCTCGCGCTCGGAAGATCACGCAAAGAAGGTGGCCGTGCAGATGTCGAAACCGACGTCGAAAAATCTCGTCTCAACCATCCGCGGGGCAACGCCACCGTCCCGATCGCGTTCCCGTTCGCGGGGTCACTCGCGCTCCAAGTCGCGGTCCCGCTCACACTCCCGCTCGCGCTCCAACTATAAGCATCGCTCCTCCCGACGCCATCGATCGTCCCGGTCACGGCGCGATGGTTCCGAGCGGGACCGTTCGAAACCGCCGAAGGAACCGCCGGAACCTGCCGAACCGCCGCTGGTGGTCGGCCCGATCGGACCGCGATCGCCACCAGAACCGGCACCCCAAatgccaccagcagcagctcaagGTGAACTGGAAGCAGAAGCTGGAATGGTCGCCGGTGgtccgccaccaccacccgagCCACCGAACGGTATCGGTGCCGCTATGGACGATGAGGACGAGGAACCGTCCATGGTGTCGGAATCGTTCAAGAAGCATCGCATCATCGTGCGCACCGATACGCTCGGCGCGAAAACGACGAAAGAGATCGAAGAGGAGGTGCGCGAACGGCTGTTGCGGCAGCAGATGGAGCGCGAGCTCGAAAAGCGCAAAGAGCGCGAACTCGAGAAGCAGAAAGAGCGCGAACTGGAAAAGCGCAAAGAGCGCGAACTGGAAAAGCGCAAAGAGCGCGAGCTCGAGAAGCACCAAGAGCGCGAACTCCAGAAGCGCAAAGAGCGCGAGCTGCAGAAACGAAAGGAAGCCGAACGGGAGGAACTGGAAgacgaggaagaggaggaagaagaagaagaggaagaggaagaggaggaagaggagagcGAAGATGAGGAGCGGCGTAGACAGCAGCGCAAACAACAGCAGGCCGCCGCGAACGCATCCGACCGACGTGTTCGTAATCACGCAAAACCTTCCGAACCGTCGGTGCACGGAAATGGACAAAAGCGCAAAGACGAGGGCCATCGGAGCAGGAGCGAAAAGGTGCCGGAGCGCATCGCAAGCCGGCATCGACCGAAGCGGTCCGATGGTCGCTCGAACGGGGAGAAGGGCGCCGCTCGCCATGAATCTTCCTCCTCGTCCGACtcggaggaagaggaggaggaggaggtagaggaggaagaagaggaaacgTCGGGAAGTAGCAGCGGGGAAGAGGAGCTCACCGATCCCAGACGCCGAAGAGGAGCTGCCGATCGACCCCGTATTCCCCCCTCGCCGCCCATGAGTCCCCGCGAGCGACGGCGCCGACGGTTTGCCGATGTGCCGTCCTCCCTGGACGACCGAAGGCATGGCAAAGAGCTGGACGGCAGACACACGGCGCTGGAAGAGAAGCGGGCCCGCGTGCCGATACGCCCACCGTCCGGTCGCGGAAGGTCTCGCGAGGATCGGCCACTGGAGCGTGACAACAACGGGCGCCAGCGTCGCTCGCCGAGCGGCGGCGCTAGGGGACGGCATGGGCAGCAAATGCGGCAGCGTAGCCGAAGCCGCGAGCATCATCGCAAATCGTCCCACGCTCGGCCGGACGAGCGCAGAGCGCCGGGCAGCAGTGGCGACGAGGCGCACGTACGCCGGAGAGCAGGGGGTGAAGTGAGGGTAGGGAGCAGACACCACGGTGGCTACCGTGCGAGTCGCCGTTCGTAG
- the LOC120961012 gene encoding A-kinase anchor protein 17A isoform X1, with protein sequence MIQTIQDVNDCVPLYLPHSLYLKPLAKFNISVALPASITGKTISNYDVMEKMRQMILPDKFSLLKVSKSTVGFIRFEGELEDKGKLKAVLSRLDGRPLRLTGFDESVKVRASEAKDEFPTRHDWDSFFRDARNMDEMKAGERPDTIHFSNLPIKWFCPRHAENEDGAKPSESIFKRIFEKFGEVRAVDIPICDPYRPQMKAHMSGMKKFSFDQEMYFEGYVQFSEYVGFVKAMDEFRGMKLVRKEGERNLAMTIAVDFDRTKHLSDATVKKRQIVRDRLIAADREKEELEKKRVAEEEARKEQERKRQEELRQAEIEQQLLREQRRKEKHLQKLRQKESDEINQKIRLEEKKLLEAQRKLESIRLLDALFDRMKLKQSLEKGKRKSIVSSDGEGIDTMSTSSIKDRQKKASKLKATQEKELEKMRLRLKQAKDGSVLKKVLSTGLGVKVERSRSPSINTISSDDGILSDTPRTKTKKKRKSQTNSSKKSDGSGSSSSDGTDEEELLSGDEKGKREEEPPPVQAQYPAQSMPYDRAVGYGHPMVPTAGYPPASMYPAMEWPGMSYPYTYDPFYAQYYSSMAYRGAYRTATRGPRYPRGGQGGGVSRGRGSGYRGRGGYDYYRGGGGRDDYDEGRSYSRSRSRSRSRSRSRSRHRRRSRSRSRRSRSRSSRSRSRSRSRRRSRSRRSRSRSSSRSRSRSRSRSRTSKSNHRHSRSRSKSRSRSHSHRRSKRTRSRSRSEDHAKKVAVQMSKPTSKNLVSTIRGATPPSRSRSRSRGHSRSKSRSRSHSRSRSNYKHRSSRRHRSSRSRRDGSERDRSKPPKEPPEPAEPPLVVGPIGPRSPPEPAPQMPPAAAQGELEAEAGMVAGGPPPPPEPPNGIGAAMDDEDEEPSMVSESFKKHRIIVRTDTLGAKTTKEIEEEVRERLLRQQMERELEKRKERELEKQKERELEKRKERELEKRKERELEKHQERELQKRKERELQKRKEAEREELEDEEEEEEEEEEEEEEEEESEDEERRRQQRKQQQAAANASDRRVRNHAKPSEPSVHGNGQKRKDEGHRSRSEKVPERIASRHRPKRSDGRSNGEKGAARHESSSSSDSEEEEEEEVEEEEEETSGSSSGEEELTDPRRRRGAADRPRIPPSPPMSPRERRRRRFADVPSSLDDRRHGKELDGRHTALEEKRARVPIRPPSGRGRSREDRPLERDNNGRQRRSPSGGARGRHGQQMRQRSRSREHHRKSSHARPDERRAPGSSGDEAHVRRRAGGEVRVGSRHHGGYRASRRS encoded by the exons ATGATACAGACCATACAGGATGTCAACGACTGCGTACCGCTGTACCTGCCACACAGCTTGTACCTCAAGCCGTTGGCCAAGTTCAACATTTCCGTTGCACTGCCCGCCTCCATCACTGGCAAAACCATCTCCAACTATGACGTTATGGAGAAGATGCGCCAGATGATACTGCCGGACAAGTTCTCCCTGCTAAAG GTCTCGAAGAGCACCGTCGGTTTCATACGGTTCGAGGGAGAGCTGGAGGATAAGGGCAAACTGAAAGCCGTCCTGTCGCGGCTCGACGGCCGCCCGCTGCGACTGACCGGGTTCGACGAGTCGGTCAAGGTGCGGGCATCGGAAGCGAAGGACGAGTTCCCGACCCGGCACGATTGGGACTCGTTTTTCCGCGATGCCCGCAACATGGACGAGATGAAGGCGGGCGAACGGCCGGACACGATCCATTTCAGCAATCTGCCAATCAAGTGGTTCTGCCCGCGCCATGCCGAGAACGAGGACGGTGCTAAGCCGAGCGAGAGCATCTTCAAGCGCATCTTCGAGAAGTTCGGCGAGGTGCGGGCGGTCGATATTCCGATCTGCGACCCGTACCGGCCGCAGATGAAGGCGCACATGTCCGGCATGAAGAAGTTTAGCTTCGATCAGGAGATGTACTTCGAAGG gtatgTGCAGTTCTCCGAGTACGTCGGTTTCGTGAAGGCGATGGACGAGTTCCGTGGGATGAAGCTGGTGCGCAAGGAGGGCGAACGCAACCTGGCCATGACGATAGCGGTGGACTTCGATCGGACCAAGCATCTGAGCGACGCGACGGTGAAGAAGCGCCAAATCGTGCGCGACCGACTGATTGCCGCGGATCGGGAGAAGGAGGAGCTGGAGAAGAAGCGGGTGGCCGAGGAGGAGGCACGCAAGGAGCAAGAAAG AAAACGGCAAGAAGAGTTGCGTCAGGCCGAAATTGAGCAGCAACTACTGCGCGAACAGCGGCGCAAGGAAAAACACCTGCAGAAGCTGCGACAGAAGGAATCGGACGAGATTAATCAAAAGATCCGGTTGGAGGAAAAGAAACTGCTCGAAGCGCAGCGTAAATTGGAAAGCATTCGTCTGCTCGATGCACTTTTCGATCGTATGAAG CTGAAGCAATCGCTAGAAAAGGGCAAGCGAAAAAGTATCGTGTCCAGCGATGGAGAGGGCATCGACACGATGAGCACATCGTCCATAAAAGATCGACAAAAGAAGGCCAGCAAGCTGAAGGCGACGCAGGAGAAGGAGCTGGAAAAGATGCGCCTGCGGCTGAAGCAGGCAAAGGACGGCAGCGTGCTTAAGAAGGTGCTCAGCACGGGGCTGGGCGTGAAGGTGGAACGATCCCGCTCGCCCAGCATCAACACGATCAGTTCCGACGATGGCATTCTGAGCGATACGCCGCGCACcaagacaaaaaagaaacgcaaGTCGCAAACGAACTCGTCCAAAAAGTCGGATGGTTCCGGATCCTCTTCGTCCGACGGCACGGACGAGGAGGAACTGCTATCGGGCGATGAGAAGGGCAAACGCGAGGAAGAACCACCACCGGTGCAGGCACAGTATCCGGCCCAATCGATGCCGTACGATCGGGCGGTTGGGTACGGTCATCCGATGGTCCCGACGGCGGGCTATCCGCCGGCCAGCATGTATCCGGCAATGGAATGGCCCGGCATGAGCTATCCGTACACGTACGATCCATTTTACGCCCAGTACTACAGCTCCATGGCCTATCGGGGTGCGTATCGTACTGCAACCAGGGGGCCACGGTATCCCCGTGGCGGACAGGGCGGTGGTGTGTCGCGTGGACGCGGTAGCGGCTATCGAGGCCGGGGAGGGTATGATTATTACCGTGGTGGAGGAGGGCGCGATGATTACGATGAAGGTCGATCGTACTCGCGTTCCAGATCACGGTCAAGGTCACGGTCGCGGTCCCGCTCGCGGCATCGTCGCCGCAGTCGCAGTCGAAGCCGTCGTTCACGCTCACGAAGCAGCCGTAGCCGTAGCCGCAGCCGCAGCCGTCGAAGAAGCCGAAGCCGTCGGTCTCGCTCCCGCTCCAGCTCACGATCCCGGTCGAGATCACGTTCGCGGTCCCGTACATCCAAATCCAACCATCGGCACAGCCGTAGCCGATCGAAATCACGATCCCGGTCGCACAGCCACCGCCGCAGCAAGCGGACACGTTCGCGCTCGCGCTCGGAAGATCACGCAAAGAAGGTGGCCGTGCAGATGTCGAAACCGACGTCGAAAAATCTCGTCTCAACCATCCGCGGGGCAACGCCACCGTCCCGATCGCGTTCCCGTTCGCGGGGTCACTCGCGCTCCAAGTCGCGGTCCCGCTCACACTCCCGCTCGCGCTCCAACTATAAGCATCGCTCCTCCCGACGCCATCGATCGTCCCGGTCACGGCGCGATGGTTCCGAGCGGGACCGTTCGAAACCGCCGAAGGAACCGCCGGAACCTGCCGAACCGCCGCTGGTGGTCGGCCCGATCGGACCGCGATCGCCACCAGAACCGGCACCCCAAatgccaccagcagcagctcaagGTGAACTGGAAGCAGAAGCTGGAATGGTCGCCGGTGgtccgccaccaccacccgagCCACCGAACGGTATCGGTGCCGCTATGGACGATGAGGACGAGGAACCGTCCATGGTGTCGGAATCGTTCAAGAAGCATCGCATCATCGTGCGCACCGATACGCTCGGCGCGAAAACGACGAAAGAGATCGAAGAGGAGGTGCGCGAACGGCTGTTGCGGCAGCAGATGGAGCGCGAGCTCGAAAAGCGCAAAGAGCGCGAACTCGAGAAGCAGAAAGAGCGCGAACTGGAAAAGCGCAAAGAGCGCGAACTGGAAAAGCGCAAAGAGCGCGAGCTCGAGAAGCACCAAGAGCGCGAACTCCAGAAGCGCAAAGAGCGCGAGCTGCAGAAACGAAAGGAAGCCGAACGGGAGGAACTGGAAgacgaggaagaggaggaagaagaagaagaggaagaggaagaggaggaagaggagagcGAAGATGAGGAGCGGCGTAGACAGCAGCGCAAACAACAGCAGGCCGCCGCGAACGCATCCGACCGACGTGTTCGTAATCACGCAAAACCTTCCGAACCGTCGGTGCACGGAAATGGACAAAAGCGCAAAGACGAGGGCCATCGGAGCAGGAGCGAAAAGGTGCCGGAGCGCATCGCAAGCCGGCATCGACCGAAGCGGTCCGATGGTCGCTCGAACGGGGAGAAGGGCGCCGCTCGCCATGAATCTTCCTCCTCGTCCGACtcggaggaagaggaggaggaggaggtagaggaggaagaagaggaaacgTCGGGAAGTAGCAGCGGGGAAGAGGAGCTCACCGATCCCAGACGCCGAAGAGGAGCTGCCGATCGACCCCGTATTCCCCCCTCGCCGCCCATGAGTCCCCGCGAGCGACGGCGCCGACGGTTTGCCGATGTGCCGTCCTCCCTGGACGACCGAAGGCATGGCAAAGAGCTGGACGGCAGACACACGGCGCTGGAAGAGAAGCGGGCCCGCGTGCCGATACGCCCACCGTCCGGTCGCGGAAGGTCTCGCGAGGATCGGCCACTGGAGCGTGACAACAACGGGCGCCAGCGTCGCTCGCCGAGCGGCGGCGCTAGGGGACGGCATGGGCAGCAAATGCGGCAGCGTAGCCGAAGCCGCGAGCATCATCGCAAATCGTCCCACGCTCGGCCGGACGAGCGCAGAGCGCCGGGCAGCAGTGGCGACGAGGCGCACGTACGCCGGAGAGCAGGGGGTGAAGTGAGGGTAGGGAGCAGACACCACGGTGGCTACCGTGCGAGTCGCCGTTCGTAG